Below is a genomic region from Deltaproteobacteria bacterium.
TGGTGCCCGTGTTCTCATGACGACAGCCCTCGGCGATGCCAAGAACGTTGTTCGGGCTTTTAAAGAGCAGTGTGAGGGATATATGGTCAAACCAGTGACGCAAGAAAAGCTAAAGACCAAATTGGAGGAGCTCGGCCTGCATAAAGCTCAGTGACCTTCTTCCAAATAGCCTTAAGTTGTTGGTCATTATTTCTAATTCGACCCACTCTGAATGTTGGCGGTGCCTGAATCACCTGTTATGGCCACAAACGACATTTTTGAACCATGACCAAAAGGTCAGCCAGATTCTAGGGTCAGCGCGATGCCAAAGGCTAAATCTCAAGAAATACTAAACGGTGGTGTTTCGTTGCCTTCGGAACGACCGGGTCAGCCAGGTGGTAAGCGAGATCAGAATCGTAAAGAGCGGATTCGACTCATCCAACAAGCGGCGCTGGTGTTGTTTTTAGAGCAGGGCTTGGGTGCGACGACCATCGATGAAATTACGAAAGCTGCAGGAACAGCCAAAGGCAATTTTTACCGCTACTTTAGAGATAAAGAAGATCTGGTTCGGGGAATCTTAGAACCGGTCACCGAAAAAGTAGACATAGACCTAACTCGGGCCGTTGAAGCAATTGAAGTTTCTCAAGACCGAAAGACCATGGTTAAAGCGTACGAGGAGTTGGGTCGCCAGCTTGCAGCTCTCGTGGGCAGTCATGCTTTGATTTTAAAACTTTATCTTCAAGAGTCACGAGGCGCCAAAAACGGTGCTCGGGCGCCGATTTGTGAATTGTCCGAGCTGATTACAACCAAAGCCATCGAGATGACGCGTAAGGCGCATGACAATAATTTGTTGCGCCCGTTTCAGGCAGAGATTAGCGCCTTGGCGGTTGTGGGAGCTGGAGAACGACTTTTATCCGCTGTGTTAGAGGGCGAGAATGTGGGTGACCCGTTTCAGTTACCGCTTCGCATTACATCGTTGATTCTCGATGGTCTGCGCCATCCCGAAAGTACCGATAATTATGGTCGGGATTACTAGTGTGGTTTGGCGATACTTAGAAGTTGATATTGTCTAGGTAATTGTCTGGGATTTTGGTGGGTACCGTTAAGGATTTACGCTCATAAATCTCAGTGTAGATAGCGAAATTACTCAACACCTTTTTCACGTAGTGCCGGGTTTCTCGGTAAGGGATCTCTTCAACGAATTCATCGGTTGCTACGCCAGCACGTAATTTAACCCAGCGTGAAACAGCCTGGGGTCCGGCATTGTAGCTCGCAACAGCTAGGATAGGGTGCCCGTGAAATTTGCGAAGCAGCTCTCTGAGATACCAAGCTCCAAATCGGATATTTACTTCAGGTACTCGTAAAATCCCGTAGTTGTAGTCTTCCATTTCCATGGCGTCGGCTATTTTTGAGCCCGTTGTCGGAATAATTTGCATGAGCCCCTGTGCACTTGCCCAGGACCGCGCCTTGGTCATAAACGCACTCTCTTGGCGAATGACGCCCAGGACCAGCATGGGGGGAACCTGGTACTCGTTGCTAACGCGAAGCAGCGCTTTTCGAAAAGCCATCGGATAAGACATTCTGAAATAGGGCTCGGTATCACTGTCCAGATCTTGCTTGAGCTTGGACTTAAAAACCCGAGCAGCCATTCGGTACGCCTTGGAGAAATCGCCGAGTGACTGAAGCAATGTTCCGCGAGCCAGGAGAATATCGGTTTCCGTAAAGCCTGCGACCGGCTCGAGTTTATCCACGAGTTCAGCTGCATATTCCGCATAGCCAAACTTAATAAGCATCAGCGCCCGCTTACCTGCCTTGCTCTGCCAATCAAAAACGCTGCCCCCCCATGGCAAAGAAATTGTCGTCATCGGCTGCATACCGCCGAATTGGGGTAACTCTTCTTGCTCTGGCTCCAGTGATTCCAAAATCTCGGCTGGGATCTTTCCGTCGGCTGATGCCAGGCGAATAGGCTCGCCGTTTTTCATCGCCAGTGGGTCTTTTTTCAGTTCCCGAATCCGTTGCCGCGCGAGGAGCCCGTAGTAATTGAGTGGCTTTTTGGCGGTCGCGTCCTTGAAAGACTGCATGGCCATTTTTGCGTCACCCATTTGTGCCGCAATACGGCCTTCCCAGTAATGGGCCCGCTGAACAAGCGAGCTGGTGGGGTACTTCTTTCTCAATTTGACAAAGAGCCTAAGCGCTGCTGGCAGGTCGCCTAATCTGTATGCGTTCCATGCGAGGTACCAATAGGCATCCGAGGTATTTGATGAGCTTGAGTAGCGCTTGATGAAATCAGCAAAGAGCTTGACGGCAAGCTGATGTTCACCGCCATTGTAAGCGAGCCACGCTCCCATAAACTGGGATTTACGCCCCTGACCACTGCCTCGGTACTTGGCTGCCAATCGATTGTAAACTTCTACAGCCTCTTTCACATTGCCTTGGGTGGAGTAACAGCGAGCGAGCCATGTTTGATTTTGATAGTAATAGCCCCGGCCTTGTTTACTTGAGAGCACTTTAAACATGGCAATGGCTTCGGAGAAGTTTTCTTGTCGGTAGGCAAGAATCGCCCGGCGTGATGTGTAGCCGAGTCTTTGTGAACTTGAGAGTTTCTCGTTCTCCAACCCATCGAGATCTACCTGGGCTTTTTGAAGAGAGCGCCGGCTAAGAAGTTTATCAACCCGGGCAAGCCTTACTGAAATTGAAGGTTTGTTGGCAAAGCCCATTTTCAAGAGATTATCGAGTCGCTCTTTTGCAAGAACCGTTAGGGGATGAGAGGGCTTTTCGTAATAGAACTTTTCGTAGATGAATTCTGCGTCGCTCCAGCGTTTTTGTTTTTCCGCAATCATGGCTTGATTGATCTGGCCGTTGTCTACGCGATCAGACTTTGGGTACTTTTTCATCGCGCTGCTGTAGCGCTTGTAGGCTTTAGTCAGTTCGCCTTCCGCATAATAAGAGTCAGCGATTCCAAAGCTTGCCTCGTCTCGCAGAGGCGAGGATGGATAATTGCGTAAGAGAGATTCCCAGCTGCTGCGTGCGCCGTCCCATTGCCTGAGGGAGCGTTGAGCTTTTGCACGCATCGACAAAATGAAATCCCCAATATCCGCCAGCCCTTTTTCAAGATCTTTGAGGTAGCGAACGGCCCGTTCAAAGCGCCCTGCTTCCAGTGAGGTTCGGGCTGCTAAAAATTGGGCTTCGAAAGCCAGGGGCGTATCCCGGTGACGCTCAATGAAGCTGTCATAGGATGTGAGCTGCGACTGATAATCATCTGAAGAGCCCGTGTTTTGAGCTTTTTGCGCAAAAGTATTTCCCGCAAACATTTGTGAGCTGATCAGTGCAACGACAACAAAACTTATTCTTAACGCCATAATCCCCAGCGTACCCAGTGAAGGGGGGCTAAGCAAAGTTTGGACCGCACGTTTTTTCAATTCTTTAATTTCTTTCTTTTGGGCTTCTTTTGATGGCCCAGCCAGATGCTCTGCGGTTAAGGAAAATATTCAGATTTTAGACGTTGGAGATCGAAGAATATGCATTATCCATTGCTTTGGTTGGCATTTGCTCCGGCGGTGGGGGTTGTGCTGGCCCTTGGGCTGGAAATCTCGGTTCAAGGTTGCCTCCTAGCCCTCATGGGAAGTTTGGGGGTTCTTTGGTTCGCTTTACGCCGCCGGCGGATGGTCTTTCTATGTGCCTGGGTTGTTTTGTTAAACTGCGGGTTGTCCCGCGTGGCCTTCTTGCGCTCGGAGTCTCCCAATAATCCGCTTTCTGGTGTTCATACTTTCAAGGTTCTCAAGAAGAGCGAAGCTGCACGTTTTATTTCAGAGGAACAAACCAGGTGGACGCTCATCGACATAGGCGGTCAGGTTTTTTTATGGCGCGTTCCGAAAAATGTGAGAGCTCGCATTGGCAACCGCTATCGCTCGAAGCTTCATCTTGAACCCATGCAGCCCGGCCTCAACGGTGAGCTGCTAAATATTCTTCGTGCAAGGCTACGGCCAGCCACTTGGGTGGCGATAAGCGAGGGGCCCGCGGTCTTGGTAGAGCATGCGTCAGGACTGCGCTCGGCAATAGACGATAGGCGCGTTGGCGTTGCTCAAACGTTGGCGCAATCTTGGCAGGGCAATTACTTGGGCGTAGCCTTGGCCCTCGCTTTAGGCACACGGGCGGCGTTGCCCGAGCCCCTAAAAAGGCAATGGAACGACATGGGCATTAGTCATTTACTGGCAATCAGCGGTTTGCATCTGGGCCTAGTCGGTCTCTTTATTTTTTATGCACTTCGGGTGGTGGGTGGCTTGTTACTCTTTGGCCGGGGGGTGAGCATGCTTCGCCGTTGGGCTGCAGGTATCGCACTCACCGGTATGTGGATGTTTTGTTTTTGGGTCGGGGAACCCGTTTCTGCCGTCAGAGCATGTTTGATGGGGAGCGTTTTATTTGGTGGCTTGGTTTTTAGAGTTTCCCACAATGGCTTCAATGCTTTGGGACTGGCCGGTTTGGTGATGGTTTTGTGTGATCCACAATGTTTATTGAGTATCGGAGCTTGGCTTTCATTTGGGTGCACTTGGTTTTTATTGCTGGCCGCCAACCGTCCCCGAGCCTTTGAAACGAGCTGGACGACATCTTGGCTCACGATGACCGCCGTGCCTTGGCTTGCAACGCTTCCTCTGTGCGCTTTCTGCTTTGGAGAACTCTATATTTGGGGAGTGCCTGCTAATTTATTCGCAATAGCTCTAGCGTCTTGGCTAGTGACGCCAGCGGCTTTATTGGGAGCGTCTTTTTGTTTCTGTGGCTTTGGCGTTCCTGAAATTTTGGAGTGGGTGTTGGTTATTGGGTTCGACAGCATTCAAACACTCTTGGGATTTTTGATGAAAACCGGGTGGACGCGCGTTCAAATTTCCATGACCGATGCATGTCTGCTGAGTGTGACGGTATGGCCATGGCTCGTGGCTTGGCTGCGAGGTCAACCTGTGGCGGGCATCAAGGCTGCGGCCCCGGGGCTGCTCTTAGCCTTTTTGGCTACCTTGTGGAGCACATTGCCCTTAGAGCGAACGCTGCAAGTTTATATGCCTTATGTGGGTCACGGTGATGCCACCCTGGTGGAATTTCCTGGCGGTGAGGTGATGCTGATTGATGCTGGCGGTACAGGGTATCAAAGTAACTACGATCCGGGAGAGAGAGCAGTTGCTCCCTTGCTGCGAAAACGGGGGCATACCCACATTGATTATGTGGTGATGACCCATCCCGACCACGACCATATTGGAGGTTTGGATTATATTCTATCTCGCTTCAGCGTTGGTGAATTGTGGCTGGATGAACAATTCCTGGGGCATGAGCGGGTGCTGCCTTTGATCGCTAAGGTGGAGCAGCTTGAGGGTGAAGTGCGAGTCTTCCAAGATCTTCCGGCGATGTTGAAGGTCGGTTCAGCCGTGCTTGAACCTATTTACCCGCGCCGCCTCGATGAGCACTTGAAATACGGTTCTACCAACGAGCGCTCTTTGGTTTTTAGAATTGAGCATGAAGGCCGGTCGATGCTCTTCACCGGGGATGTGAATGTTGATGTGGAAACACTTTTACTCTCGAAGCTAAAGCAGACTGAGTTTCTCAAGGTCGCCCATCATGGGAGTGATACCAGTTCAGGTGAGCGCTTTTTAGATGTGGTCCAGCCTTGCCTAGCGGCTGTATCTTCAAGTCACAGAGGAAGAGGGCATTTTCCGCACCCCGAAGTTGTAGCGCGATACAAAGCATCCAATACGCAGCTCTTTCAGAACCGAGACCGCGGTGCTTTGCGGATCTCGGCCTTAGCAAGTGGTTGGCGCGTTGAATCTGTATTGGCGCCAAGCCAAGATGTTGATTGCACAACCCGATAGTTTACTAAATCAGGTGTCCATCTTTGCTAATCACTTCATCCTTGATGGCTTGTAGGATGATATTTCTCGCGGCATCTTCCTGGCCCGGATAGGCGGCAATGATTTGCCGGCTTTCCAAGTTATTCGGCGTAGGAAAATCACTGACGCTTCGATCGCGAATCAGTGACTCAACACCTTCTTGTTCTAGGATTCCCGTGATACGGCGTGCTTCGAGTCCGTTGTAGCAAACGTAAACGTCATGCATGACATCGTCTACTGGACCGGCAAATCGTGCTGACTCAGACATGTGTCCCCCCAGGTCTTGTATACCTACAAGAATTCTGAAACGGTCGAAGCCGGCTGTCAATTGAGAATCGTGGAGTTCTAAACTTAGTATGCGTGAATTAGGTCGTTATAAACTACTCGAACGCATCAATCGCGGTGGCATGGCAGACGTCTTTTTGGGGCTTGTACCCGGCGGCGATGGCCGTGGCCGCATGGTTGCCGTGAAGCTCCTACGCTCCGATATCAGTAACCTTGAAGAGCTTGTGCCCATGTTTATGGACGAAGCGAAGCTGAGTGTTACGCTCAAACATCCAAATATAACGAGAACCTATGAGTTCGGCCGGGTGCGTGGTTACCACTTCATTGTTATGGAGTTTGTTCCGGGCCAAGACCTACGCTCAGTGCTAGACCGCCTGAAAGTTCATGGTGGATTGGTTTCTCAGAGAGCTGCGGCAACCATTATTGCGGATGTATGTGAAGGCCTTCATTATGCCCACACTGCTCAAGATCCTATGGGACAGCCGATTCGTATCGTTCACCGAGATGTGAGCCCCCAAAATATTTTACTGGGCTATGACGGCAAGGTTCGTTTGATTGATTTTGGGATCGCCAAAGCCACAAGCCATGTGAGTCAAACTCAGGTTGGTGTCCTCAAGGGCAAATATGCATACATGTCGCCTGAGCAGGTTTTGGGTGAAACGGTGGGTGCCGCCTCCGATGTTTTCTCCACAGGAGTTGTTCTCTTTGAATTGCTGACGGGGCGGCGTCTCTTTTCTGGCAACAGTGATTTTTCCATTTTGGAACGGATACGTTATGCAGAGGTCCTTCCCCCAACCGTGGTGATGCCGTCGGTGCATCCGGACCTTGAGGCTGTGGTTCTCAAGGCTTTAGCTCGAAGACCTGAAGACCGCTATGAAACTGCGCAGGAGATGGCGAACGCACTGCGTTTGGTATGTGAAACGCTCGAAGAGGACGAATCGACACAAAACCGTTCAGCCTGGATGCAACATCTTTTTGGGGCGGAGTATGCGCAGTTGTCTAACGTGATGGCCAAAGCCATTGAACTCGGTGACCGCATGGCACTGGAGCAGCGGGATAGAAATCGATTAGAAACTCAGCGGATGCAAACCAGGCCGATGATCACAGCCAAGCGATCTGCCTTGGCGAGTCGACGCAATAAGATGTCGGATGGTTGGCTCATTGCTCTCGCGGGAATTTTTTCTGTGGCGATGATTGGCATGAGCTGGTGGCTGGGGGTTGATGAGTCGAAGGTTACTCAAGGAAGTTTGATCATAACCAGCTCGCCCACCGGGGCCGAAGTTATCGTTGATGGTGAGTTTCGGGGAATTACGCCTTATTCGGCCAATTTTAAAGAGGGTATGCACGAACTGGTTGTAGAGCACCCTGCCTTTGAGGCGGCAAAGCGTCATGTTCAGGTTCAAGGAAACGACTTAATCAATCTCGATTTGAAACTGGTGCCATCATTGGAACCGCCCAAGGCACCATGATGGACAAATTTAGTCATCAGAGTTTTCCAGTACTTTTATAATCGTGTCCCACGCCGAAGGTCTGATCAAAAAACTCACGTGGGTACAATCAGGGCTGCAGATATTTTCAGCGCCTTCGAGCTTTGCGCTTTCTGCGGGAATCAGGATGCAATCTTTCGGTGTCCAAAATGCGACAAGTCGTGGTGTCTCGTTCTGACCCCATCCATTTTGAAGTTCTAAAGTTTGTAGAAGCTCAGAACCTGGACGAAGCCCTCGGCAGGTCGGAGTGTCTAAGTAGCGAGCCAAACCAGATCCGGCATGAGGTGTTGCTAAGGTGACCAAGGTACGCACAAAGGGGTGTAGATCTTCATCTTGCAGTGTCACCCTCGAAATAATTCCTCCCAGACTGTGCGCAACGATATCGATACTTTTTGGAGGAAGCTGGTTACGAATGATGAGGCTGCGTAACGTGCTTTTAAGTTCATCGGCCATGCATTCAATGGAGGAGGTGTCGCTGAATCCCACGCTGATGCTTGGTGCTTGTCCACGAAGACGGAAATAGCTTTGCATGGGTATAAAGTTGCCGCGGCTGCCACCGTAACCATGAACAAAGACAGTGACCCGTTTTGTTTGGAGGGGCAATTGCAGTTCAGGCGTTGCCCGGGGAGCGAGCTGAGTGACCGCTAGAACAGGTAATTCTTTAAGTTGTTCGCGAAGATCAGGATGCAATTTCTCGACGACTTCACGTGATTGCCGCCCCAACCAGAGCGCCTGTTTGGCGATTTGACTGGCAAACCGTAACCACCAAGGACTACGCGCTTTAGGGACGAGGGCACTTGTTTGGGCCTGCATATTCACTCCTTTTGTATCACACAAGGAGTCTTGTAACACGATAAATGCATTTTGTGATACAAAAAAGCACATAATTCTTCACAGAAAGCCATTTGTATCACAAAAATGGGTTTTGGGCCTAAGCGAGCTCGTAACGCCTAAAGTAGAGTTCCTCTTGGCTGGCCACATAGGGAGAGAGCCCAGTATCGAGAGGTTGGCCTAATTCGTCTTTGCATAGCTCCCGGACCAAGGCATCGTACCGGGTTTGGAAACCGGCCAATGTCCATGCTCCGAAATGCGTACTGCCGCCCTCGTATGCCTGGATTGCATACTCTTCGTGAGTGGTCACGTAGCCTGCATAGGCGTTGGCAAATCCGGCAATCAGGGTTTGCTTGATGCCAATTTTTTCGAGTTGAGGTTTTAGACTCTGTGTGAGGCGCCGTCCGGCGATGGTGGTTGGCTCACCGGGTATTGCAACCAGGGCGAGTTCACCCAGTGTCATCAATTGGACGGGAAGAACTTGCGGGGTCCAGGGAGAGTCTCCCACAGCATCGTTCTTATTAAGGTGGCGTACACGGGCTACCCCAGGATCTACAAATCCAGGCAGGACGGGGCGGCCTTGCTTAAAGAGGTAGAAGCATCGCCCGGCGTAGCCTCTTGCGAGGTCTAAAAAGGTAAATCGCGCTTCGTAATTTTTGTCGACTTCACCGGTGGTCCGCGACTGTATTTGATTGAAAATCTTTTTGCTTACACCTGTGAGCCGGTTGATTGCTTCGACCGCGGGCCGCGCGTGGTAAAGAGGGCCGCGGCCTTCTGCGGTACCCATAATCATCGAAAGACCGATGTCGCCTGGGCTGGTTCGCTGGTTAAGGCGGCCATCGCAAAACTCGGGATTGACGTCGATTTGCCCGTGGTCTTCGTAGTGAATTCGGCTTCTAAGTGGTTTGACCTCTAGCGGCTTGTTGTGAGCTTTCTTGAAAAGCTTGGTTGCAAACTCATTTTGAATTTCACCATTGTAAATGGCGCTGTTTTCGTCGCTTTCAAACTCTCCAGCCATAATGCCGCGCTTGGGGTCCCAAACGTAGTTGGGTGAAACATCGCCTGCGGTGGTTTGTGCAAAGCCAGCTACAAAGTTTTCTTGTCCTAATTCTCGAGCGGCGAATCGTTCAAACTTACGGGCGGCAACACCTTTGTTATCGGAGTCGACGAGTCCGTTGTCTGAATGGTAGCTTGTGCAGTGGACTGCAAAGAAGGAAAACATCCCCAGCGCCCGGCCGTCTTTTGCTTGAAAGCGTAAGACCGTCATTGAGCGATCGACCGCTTCATTGCGTGCATCGTTGGGAACGGGATCGATCTCAGGGTTTTGGTTGTAAGCTTTCAGTGAGCGATTGAAGGCAACTTTTTGATGGTTTGGAATCTCTTCTTGAGCAAGGCAAACCTCGCCAGGTTCTTGGTGGGTGCAGGCTTCTACAATGCAGTCCACAATGGCTTCCACAATGAACTCGTAGACGCTGGTGACGAAGCCGGGTGCCGTCATATTATAGAGGAGGAAATGCGAATACCCCGCCGGACCGGAGTGGGTGTGGGTCGCCGCAAGCATGAGGTTGTGTTCGTTGATCTTGTGTTGTGGAAAATCGTTTTGGAGTTTCTCTAGGACCCCGTGGCGAATCGACTGGGTCATGAAGCAGAGTTCAGCGACACAATATATAATGCGGGTGTCGCTTTCTGGATGGGCTACCACAAAGGCTCGAGCATGAAGGGGTTGCCGGTAACCGGTGACCCTTTGTTCCGGGATGGCGAAACCCAGCATTCCGATGCCGGTGGGGATATTTTGAATCTCTTTCTTACCAAGCCCAATAAGATACACGGCTGATACGCCCTTTCGCGTGAGTGATTTGGAGCTGTTTCTAGTCGTCCCACCGCAGGTTGGCAATGCCTTTTAATGCGCTATGATCGCCCCAGCTTCTAGAAAAAGAGCCCGAACAAAAAACAAGAAATTGCGACACATTCACGACTCTGCCTAATATAATTCGGAAGTCAAAGACGCGTCGCGTTGCGTATTTTGTGAATTAGTATTTTTACCTACATGGCTTCAGTATGGAAAAAAAGGCTGAATGGCTCCTAGGTGTCTAATTTTAATCGTTTTTTTTCATTTCTTAAACTTGACTCCTTGCACTCGTCTTATATATGTGACCGAATCACTTATATTATATATGGCGATTCACTTCGCTTAGGGTTCAAAAGCGGCGAATGGCCGTTTGAGTGGCAAAAATGGAAGCAATTTACACAGCGCCGGTGGCGGGATTGGCAATAGGAGTCTTGGTGGGCTGCATCGGTATCGGTGGAGGCGCCTTGATGATGCCCTTTTTGCTTTTTGGTTTGGGTCTAGACCCCATCACCGCGGTTGGGACCGATCTTGTTTATGCTGCTCTGATTAAAGCAGTGGGAACAGCCGAGCACAGCCGCTTGAAAACCATCGATTGGTCACGGGTACGCTTGCTGGCATCTGGCAGCTTACCGGGTATGGCGTTGGCATCTTTTGGCTTTTTCTACATGGCCAAACATTCTCCCCAGAACGCGAATGAACGCATCGAAGAGTTGGTGGGAGCGGCTATTTTGTTGGTCGCGTGCGTAAGTATCTTAAAGCCTTGGCTCGTGAGCCACTTAGGCAGCTTTTTTAAGCAATTCGAAGCGCCCCAAAAAAGTCGATTCATTCTTATCGTCAGTGGATTTGCGGTGGGAGGTCTTGTGGCTCTTACCTCAGTGGGAAGCGGTGCATTGGTGGCACTGATTCTTGCCTCGCTAACCCGGCTTGAGGCGAAACGAATTGTGGGCACTGACCTCGCGCATGCTGTCCTTCTTATTTCTCTCGGAGCCATGATCCACATCGTCGCAGGTACTGTGCAGTGGCCCATCGTAGCAAGCATTGTTGTAGGTGGCATCCCTGGTGTCATTTTGGGAAGTCGGCTCAGTGTTGGACTTCCCGACTCCTTGGTGCGCGCCGGAATTTCTCTAGCACTGGTGATGACCGGTGCGAGCTTGGTTTAGGACAAGGTACCGCTATGACTGCACAAAGAAGACTTGAATCATCCTTGACGGCTCTTAATAACCCGGAGCTGCTTAATAGACTAAGCCTCGATCTGGAAGGCGAATCGGCCCAAACCATTCTAGAGTGGGCGGCCACGACTTTGTCCCCGCGGGTTACATTCGGCACGGGATTCGGTCTTGAGGGCTGTGTGCTGATCGATTTGATCGCGCGCCATGACCTTGCCATCGATATATTTACACTCGATACAGGACTTTTCTTTCGGGAAACGTATCAACTTTGGTCTGACCTCGAAAAACGCTACGGGGTTGTTATTCGCGGGGTGCGCTCAGAATTGAGCGTTGAAGACCAAAGCCGCGAGCTCGGCGATAAGCTATGGGAGCATCAGTCTGCTAAGTGCTGCGAAATTCGCAAAGTGATACCACTTCAAAAAGAATTAAAAACCTTTTCAGGATGGGTGAGCGCCATACGACGGGACCAAAGTCCAACCCGAGCGGGTGCACCTATTTTAAGTTACGACGAGCGTTTTGACCTTGTGAAGGTCAATCCGTTGGTGGCTTGGACCAAAGAAGAT
It encodes:
- a CDS encoding sulfite exporter TauE/SafE family protein — its product is MEAIYTAPVAGLAIGVLVGCIGIGGGALMMPFLLFGLGLDPITAVGTDLVYAALIKAVGTAEHSRLKTIDWSRVRLLASGSLPGMALASFGFFYMAKHSPQNANERIEELVGAAILLVACVSILKPWLVSHLGSFFKQFEAPQKSRFILIVSGFAVGGLVALTSVGSGALVALILASLTRLEAKRIVGTDLAHAVLLISLGAMIHIVAGTVQWPIVASIVVGGIPGVILGSRLSVGLPDSLVRAGISLALVMTGASLV
- a CDS encoding serine/threonine protein kinase, whose protein sequence is MRELGRYKLLERINRGGMADVFLGLVPGGDGRGRMVAVKLLRSDISNLEELVPMFMDEAKLSVTLKHPNITRTYEFGRVRGYHFIVMEFVPGQDLRSVLDRLKVHGGLVSQRAAATIIADVCEGLHYAHTAQDPMGQPIRIVHRDVSPQNILLGYDGKVRLIDFGIAKATSHVSQTQVGVLKGKYAYMSPEQVLGETVGAASDVFSTGVVLFELLTGRRLFSGNSDFSILERIRYAEVLPPTVVMPSVHPDLEAVVLKALARRPEDRYETAQEMANALRLVCETLEEDESTQNRSAWMQHLFGAEYAQLSNVMAKAIELGDRMALEQRDRNRLETQRMQTRPMITAKRSALASRRNKMSDGWLIALAGIFSVAMIGMSWWLGVDESKVTQGSLIITSSPTGAEVIVDGEFRGITPYSANFKEGMHELVVEHPAFEAAKRHVQVQGNDLINLDLKLVPSLEPPKAP
- a CDS encoding tetratricopeptide repeat protein; translation: MALRISFVVVALISSQMFAGNTFAQKAQNTGSSDDYQSQLTSYDSFIERHRDTPLAFEAQFLAARTSLEAGRFERAVRYLKDLEKGLADIGDFILSMRAKAQRSLRQWDGARSSWESLLRNYPSSPLRDEASFGIADSYYAEGELTKAYKRYSSAMKKYPKSDRVDNGQINQAMIAEKQKRWSDAEFIYEKFYYEKPSHPLTVLAKERLDNLLKMGFANKPSISVRLARVDKLLSRRSLQKAQVDLDGLENEKLSSSQRLGYTSRRAILAYRQENFSEAIAMFKVLSSKQGRGYYYQNQTWLARCYSTQGNVKEAVEVYNRLAAKYRGSGQGRKSQFMGAWLAYNGGEHQLAVKLFADFIKRYSSSSNTSDAYWYLAWNAYRLGDLPAALRLFVKLRKKYPTSSLVQRAHYWEGRIAAQMGDAKMAMQSFKDATAKKPLNYYGLLARQRIRELKKDPLAMKNGEPIRLASADGKIPAEILESLEPEQEELPQFGGMQPMTTISLPWGGSVFDWQSKAGKRALMLIKFGYAEYAAELVDKLEPVAGFTETDILLARGTLLQSLGDFSKAYRMAARVFKSKLKQDLDSDTEPYFRMSYPMAFRKALLRVSNEYQVPPMLVLGVIRQESAFMTKARSWASAQGLMQIIPTTGSKIADAMEMEDYNYGILRVPEVNIRFGAWYLRELLRKFHGHPILAVASYNAGPQAVSRWVKLRAGVATDEFVEEIPYRETRHYVKKVLSNFAIYTEIYERKSLTVPTKIPDNYLDNINF
- a CDS encoding TetR/AcrR family transcriptional regulator produces the protein MPKAKSQEILNGGVSLPSERPGQPGGKRDQNRKERIRLIQQAALVLFLEQGLGATTIDEITKAAGTAKGNFYRYFRDKEDLVRGILEPVTEKVDIDLTRAVEAIEVSQDRKTMVKAYEELGRQLAALVGSHALILKLYLQESRGAKNGARAPICELSELITTKAIEMTRKAHDNNLLRPFQAEISALAVVGAGERLLSAVLEGENVGDPFQLPLRITSLILDGLRHPESTDNYGRDY
- a CDS encoding phosphoadenylyl-sulfate reductase; its protein translation is MTAQRRLESSLTALNNPELLNRLSLDLEGESAQTILEWAATTLSPRVTFGTGFGLEGCVLIDLIARHDLAIDIFTLDTGLFFRETYQLWSDLEKRYGVVIRGVRSELSVEDQSRELGDKLWEHQSAKCCEIRKVIPLQKELKTFSGWVSAIRRDQSPTRAGAPILSYDERFDLVKVNPLVAWTKEDVWSYARKNDVPFNPLHLQGYPSIGCLPCTSEVRPGEDDRAGRWRGSNKTECGIHAAPKKQKALPVLNRQVSEGGS
- a CDS encoding DNA internalization-related competence protein ComEC/Rec2, encoding MHYPLLWLAFAPAVGVVLALGLEISVQGCLLALMGSLGVLWFALRRRRMVFLCAWVVLLNCGLSRVAFLRSESPNNPLSGVHTFKVLKKSEAARFISEEQTRWTLIDIGGQVFLWRVPKNVRARIGNRYRSKLHLEPMQPGLNGELLNILRARLRPATWVAISEGPAVLVEHASGLRSAIDDRRVGVAQTLAQSWQGNYLGVALALALGTRAALPEPLKRQWNDMGISHLLAISGLHLGLVGLFIFYALRVVGGLLLFGRGVSMLRRWAAGIALTGMWMFCFWVGEPVSAVRACLMGSVLFGGLVFRVSHNGFNALGLAGLVMVLCDPQCLLSIGAWLSFGCTWFLLLAANRPRAFETSWTTSWLTMTAVPWLATLPLCAFCFGELYIWGVPANLFAIALASWLVTPAALLGASFCFCGFGVPEILEWVLVIGFDSIQTLLGFLMKTGWTRVQISMTDACLLSVTVWPWLVAWLRGQPVAGIKAAAPGLLLAFLATLWSTLPLERTLQVYMPYVGHGDATLVEFPGGEVMLIDAGGTGYQSNYDPGERAVAPLLRKRGHTHIDYVVMTHPDHDHIGGLDYILSRFSVGELWLDEQFLGHERVLPLIAKVEQLEGEVRVFQDLPAMLKVGSAVLEPIYPRRLDEHLKYGSTNERSLVFRIEHEGRSMLFTGDVNVDVETLLLSKLKQTEFLKVAHHGSDTSSGERFLDVVQPCLAAVSSSHRGRGHFPHPEVVARYKASNTQLFQNRDRGALRISALASGWRVESVLAPSQDVDCTTR